A genomic region of Lodderomyces elongisporus chromosome 5, complete sequence contains the following coding sequences:
- the TFC3 gene encoding RNA polymerase III transcription initiation factor complex subunit, whose translation MSFSCTPYELVAFTEEKLSFSGSKGLLLSELWQHIQDKLHQTNYLDDFQKQTIWKWLLFDVRAYDDHEEVKYYVTYDKDPITIESDYQSFINKQKKPLDLRIRATDDTQCFHLTGQSNYKRCIQTLGVFPYQLLVEIAKYGDKGAWSVEVSDATGQDKRSMTGRLNKLEESGLIVKEQRYWKEKKIHTSWVVHYKLTSRVGADKPPQSHEDEMDKTPDKIRQFIVNALKDATNHIRTFRDLKVEMKMHLVQHMSRLFEGVVDTLVESGCVERIDVPHHHYPERMVYALRYLKDLPLGDDAIFDNDSLLSRLREKKSLIDKGKEMFGEDFKMEEKEEKKEKENRDMVIDEEDNDGHKDHFPSATFNDIYTLATQVYQTIEDAGSAGTTSRQLIQAIMGEGKHRGIAKILESFPTFLVNDDVLIPQQEYPGEDPHHAIVRQSETDGRTKYYRYYTKQNFNSARVKGSHKKSRPRAQLEHASLLDLEIQHRTRLEKTPSGDLVEIPNSILTKRPLNNAEEEEEEEEEEEEKEREEREQDSVIIELLKNNEPTVLGNICGTPAAGPKRGRPRKTPKKEEILHKDDQDKVKLENESENENEKERERERERKKVRDKKVGEEGDHYDGDEVQIRKKAKTTKAKEVKRQRKEHTEKEPKELARTAKPEIESSKDTNGNKLNLTNTSEVDIHATEPMVSKRLTRGMARKEKETHVVEARKEQDGKTGKRKLSNDSDNKDDVLTTKIKRRPNILDFFKSVSPEKSKQKLDYDDALATENNSVDGVQNKRNIEENENKQHSEQKQVQEHEQGHEQGEMDLQSPTDKAPASQENVEATENESNVIQKEKSISVKMEPNENHSNSMNLNKPQSQTFTPTLKQPIVKARSRKVLEKSMQRSADVTGSSRRKVLLEVIKNLGGVTFARAKLAKLLDERMGSDTTTDLKTIVRDIHKLVESGDLEVQLVQVKENGQDMTRRLMILTDPKERPSDEMIEKVKTNSSVWGRSGYMASQKTRKLIGETYDVVNPQEALGRRLPRLSSLKSKEPRTVRLVGDGEKQYPARPPKEKASNRKAPSEKNFRSRRKERKKEINMSIDFPIQFDRNDVTQIFRAVCICKSFKKNVIDFEAIAALFLNADADTIKRLWNQVRRQLGGMSSVKKGEEAFEQIVLQKIEENYIGVDDLNDIQLPFFLNLWDSSDPSKIYMSERYPLYNSIEDNLSYYNKSNPEQTQDLFDNLELPSMKLKEEALVSKSFDYNDLDTTIVVEPKSAQIRTAIKALFITRPSQQSKVDIDRILKDFDESELEQVSVAMNQEGDLLFQNENPTTKFSITEKVFEPIQDCVSKSFFKTANQFRENLLEITSSKKGLVITQGLEDSNAAQLLSLLSSNMVSMTHIDHPYKFEGYESRAVDKDCLECDMLVYKDSGSNAAQEPSIKNVPVPVGKPCSYVWVDSHGQINSELWRNIIAALVYFIHSRPGIPSVFLYKKYQRLLSYKELNVVLDWLKKSQFIVHGPFDGYSTTSNWFSILGS comes from the coding sequence atgcTGTTCTCGTGCACACCTTATGAGCTTGTGGCGTTCACAGAGGAGAAGCTTTCATTCTCTGGGAGTAAAGGATTGTTGTTAAGTGAGTTATGGCAACACATTCAAGATAAACTACATCAGACCAATTATCTAGACGActtccaaaaacaaacgaTTTGGAAATGGCTCTTGTTTGATGTGAGAGCGTACGATGATCACGAGGAGGTTAAATACTATGTGACCTATGACAAAGATCCCATCACAATTGAGTCTGACTATCAGTCATTCATtaataaacagaaaaaaccGTTAGATTTAAGAATAAGAGCCACGGATGATACTCAATGCTTCCATTTAACAGGGCAATCAAATTACAAGcgatgcatccaaacactAGGTGTGTTTCCTTACCAATTATTAGTTGAAATTGCCAAGTACGGAGATAAAGGTGCATGGTCTGTTGAAGTCTCCGATGCCACTGGGCAAGATAAACGGTCAATGACTGGAAGACTAAATAAACTTGAAGAGTCAGGATTGATAGTAAAGGAGCAACGAtattggaaagaaaaaaaaattcacaCGTCATGGGTAGTGCATTACAAATTGACGAGCCGAGTTGGTGCCGATAAGCCGCCACAATCGCACGAAGACGAAATGGACAAGACTCCAGATAAGATTAGACAATTTATAGTCAATGCACTAAAAGATGCGACGAATCATATACGAACATTCAGAGATTTGAAAGTGGAGATGAAAATGCATCTTGTACAACATATGTCTCGATTGTTTGAAGGTGTTGTTGACACTCTAGTAGAGAGTGGTTGTGTAGAACGGATCGATGTACCTCATCACCATTATCCGGAGCGGATGGTGTATGCATTAAGGTATTTGAAAGACCTTCCTCTTGGCGACGATGCTATTTTTGACAATGACAGCTTATTAAGCCGATTGCGAGAGAAGAAATCTTTGATTGATAAAGGCAAAGAGATGTTCGGAGAGGATTTTAAGATggaagagaaggaagagaaaaaagagaaggaaaatcGGGACATGGTAATTGATGAGGAAGATAACGATGGCCACAAGGACCACTTTCCATCTGCAACATTTAATGATATATATACGCTTGCGACTCAAGTGTATCAAACAATCGAAGATGCAGGGTCCGCGGGAACAACTTCAAGGCAACTAATACAAGCAATAATGGGCGAAGGGAAACATCGAGGAATTGCCAAGATTCTAGAAAGCTTTCCAACATTCCTTGTAAATGATGATGTATTAATTCCTCAACAGGAATACCCAGGAGAAGATCCACACCATGCAATTGTCAGACAAAGTGAAACAGATGGTCGTACCAAATATTATAGATACTATACTAAACAAAACTTCAATAGTGCTAGGGTGAAAGGATCACATAAGAAATCACGTCCAAGGGCACAACTTGAGCACGCGTCATTGTTAGATTTAGAGATTCAGCACCGTACAAGATTGGAAAAAACGCCATCGGGCGACCTAGTGGAAATCCCAAACTCAATACTTACTAAGCGACCGTTGAACaatgcagaagaagaagaagaagaagaagaagaagaagaagaaaaggaaagagaggAAAGAGAACAAGATTCTGTTATTATAGagttattgaaaaataatgaGCCTACAGTGTTAGGCAATATTTGTGGTACACCAGCAGCGGGTCCTAAAAGAGGCAGACCGAGGAAAACCccaaagaaggaggagatACTTCACAAAGACGACCAGGATAAGGTAAAATTAGAAAAtgaaagtgaaaatgaaaatgaaaaagaaagggaaagagaaagagaaagaaaaaaagtaagagacaaaaaggtaggagaagaaggagatcATTACGACGGTGACGAGGTTCAGATACGAAAAAAGGCAAAgacaacaaaagcaaaagaggTTAAACGACAAAGGAAAGAACATACTGAAAAGGAGCCAAAGGAACTTGCAAGAACTGCAAAACCAGAAATAGAGAGTTCTAAGGATACCAATGGcaacaaattgaatttAACCAACACTAGCGAGGTTGATATACACGCCACGGAGCCGATGGTCTCCAAAAGATTAACTCGTGGAAtggcaagaaaagaaaaagaaacccaTGTTGTGGAAGCTCGAAAGGAACAAGATGGCAAAAccgggaaaagaaaactttcAAACGATTCTGATAACAAAGATGACGTTTTGACTactaaaataaaaagaagaccCAACATCTTGGACTTTTTCAAGTCAGTCTCACctgaaaaatcaaaacagaAATTAGACTACGACGACGCACTTGCAACTGAGAATAACAGTGTTGACGGGGTCCAGAACAAGCGTAATAtcgaagaaaatgaaaataaacaacatCTGGAGCAAAAGCAGGTTCAAGAACACGAGCAAGGGCACGAGCAGGGGGAGATGGATTTGCAATCGCCAACCGATAAAGCACCAGCGAGTCAAGAAAACGTTGAAGCAACTGAAAATGAAAGCAATGTTAttcaaaaggaaaagtcCATTAGTGTCAAAATGGAACCAAATGAAAATCACTCAAATTCTATGAATTTAAATAAACCACAAAGTCAAACTTTTACACCAACGCTAAAACAGCCTATAGTGAAGGCCAGACTGAGAAAAGTGTTGGAAAAATCTATGCAAAGAAGCGCCGATGTGACTGGCTCAAGTCGAAGAAAGGTCCTCCTTGAAGTAATTAAAAATCTAGGTGGTGTGACGTTTGCGAGGGCAAAATTGGCCAAATTACTTGATGAGAGAATGGGCTCCGATACAACAACAGATCTAAAGACGATAGTTCGTGATATACACAAGCTAGTCGAAAGCGGGGATTTGGAAGTGCAATTGGTTCAAGTGAAGGAAAATGGACAAGACATGACTAGGAGATTAATGATCTTGACCGATCCGAAAGAAAGACCGTCAGACGAAATGATTGAAAAAGTCAAGACCAATTCTTCGGTTTGGGGAAGAAGTGGATACATGGCATCTCAAAAGACAAGGAAATTAATTGGCGAAACTTATGATGTAGTTAATCCACAAGAGGCTCTTGGAAGAAGATTGCCTCGATTATCCTCCTTAAAATCAAAGGAGCCTAGGACTGTTAGACTTGTTGGCGATGGCGAAAAGCAATATCCTGCTCGCCcgccaaaagaaaaggctCTGAATCGAAAAGCCCCTAGTGAGAAAAATTTCAGGTCGAGGAGAAAAGAGCGCAAAAAGGAAATCAACATGTCAATCGATTTTCCTATTCAATTTGATAGAAACGATGTAACGCAAATATTTCGCGCTGTTTGCATTTGTAAATCATTCAAGAAGAATGTGATTGATTTTGAGGCAATTGCAGCATTATTCTTGAATGCTGATGCGGATACGATAAAGAGATTATGGAATCAAGTGCGTCGACAGTTGGGTGGCATGAGCTCTGTTAAAAAGGGTGAAGAGGCTTTTGAACAAATTGTATTGcaaaagattgaagaaaacTATATTGGAGTTGATGATTTAAATGATATCCAactacctttttttttaaacctTTGGGATAGTTCCGATCCATCAAAGATTTATATGAGCGAGCGATATCCATTATATAACTCAATCGAAGACAATTTATCGTATTACAACAAGCTGAATCCGGAACAGACTCAGGACCTCTTTGACAATTTGGAACTACCTTCGATGAaactaaaagaagaagcgcTTGTTTCTAAATCATTTGATTACAATGATCTTGACACAACAATAGTCGTTGAGCCAAAAAGTGCACAGATACGCACTGCAATAAAAGCGTTATTTATAACAAGACCAAGTCAACAATCCAAAGTCGATATTGACAGAATCTTGAAAGACTTCGATGAGTCAGAGCTTGAGCAAGTCTCAGTGGCAATGAACCAAGAAGGTGATTTGTTATTCCAGAATGAGAATCCAACCACTAAGTTCCTGATTACAGAAAAGGTGTTTGAGCCAATCCAAGACTGTGTTTCAAAATCCTTTTTTAAAACCGCTAATCAGTTTAGAGAAAATCTATTGGAAATCACGAGCTCTAAAAAAGGTTTGGTAATTACACAGGGACTCGAGGATAGCAATGCCGCACAATTATTGTCTTTGCTATCGTCAAACATGGTTTCCATGACCCACATAGACCATCCTTATAAGTTTGAGGGATACGAGTCTCGAGCTGTCGATAAAGATTGTCTTGAATGTGACATGCTTGTTTATAAAGACCTGGGGAGTAATGCTGCACAAGAACCCTCTATAAAGAATGTTCCCGTACCAGTGGGGAAACCATGCTCGTATGTCTGGGTAGACTCTCACGGACAGATCAATAGTGAGTTATGGAGAAATATTATAGCTGCTTTGGTATATTTCATTCATTCCAGACCAGGTATACcatctgtttttttatataaaaaataccAACGTTTACTCAGCTACAAAGAGTTGAACGTGGTGCTCGACTGGTTGAAAAAGAGTCAATTTATTGTACATGGACCATTCGATGGTTactcaacaacaagtaaTTGGTTCTCCATATTGGGCAGTTGA
- the EFM5_2 gene encoding Protein-lysine N-methyltransferase efm5 produces MSDSDDEPITLSAHALAALQEFKSEEKQRLEKFESLYQASEDKFADQQQQQPGHIITIDDFKEDWQLSQFWYADETAKILGKALLEGADEDTVVVIASAPSVYAAIKQLPEDEIPTKHIYLLEFDPRFKVLAGEQYFSVYDYNKPDEIPAHLKHKCHRLLIDPPFLEEVCQNKSAEAAKNLLVEESERSAKTASGDNKFKLISSTGERMHKVVERNYPGVHVTNFLPEHKNGLSNEFRCYANFEGSFWKFDKS; encoded by the coding sequence atgagtGATTCTGATGACGAACCGATAACTTTGTCAGCACATGCCTTGGCTGCACTTCAAGAGTTCAAATCCGAGGAGAAGCAACGTTTAGAGAAATTCGAGTCTTTATATCAAGCTTCGGAGGATAAGTTTGCCgaccagcaacaacaacagcctGGGCATATAATCACTATTGATGATTTTAAAGAAGACTGGCAGCTTTCTCAGTTTTGGTACGCCGATGAGACTGCCAAGATTTTGGGGAAAGCCTTGCTAGAAGGTGCCGATGAGGATACTGTTGTCGTAATTGCCTCTGCCCCCTCCGTGTATGCTGCTATAAAACAGCTCCCCGAAGATGAAATTCCAACAAAGCATATCTATCTTTTGGAATTTGACCCTCGTTTCAAGGTATTGGCTGGTGAACAGTATTTTAGTGTTTACGATTATAACAAGCCAGACGAGATTCCAGCACATTTAAAGCACAAGTGTCATAGGCTTTTGATTGATCCGCCATTCTTGGAGGAGGTCtgtcaaaacaaaagcgcCGAGGCTGCAAAGAATCTACTTGTTGaagaaagtgaaagaaGTGCAAAAACGGCATCTGGAGAcaacaaatttaaattAATTTCTTCAACTGGGGAGCGTATGCACAAGGTTGTAGAAAGAAACTACCCAGGTGTTCATGTTACAAACTTTTTACCCGAACACAAGAATGGGTTGAGCAATGAATTCAGATGTTATGCCAATTTCGAAGGTTCCTTTTGGAAATTTGATAAACTGTAA
- the EFB1 gene encoding Translation elongation factor 1 beta (BUSCO:EOG092644ZU) produces the protein MSFSDFNKVETVKSLNHFLADKSYIDGAAPTQADVKVYKAFQKEYPAFTRWFNHIASFTDEFAELPAGNDSPAPAAAKKEAAAEEDDDDVDLFGSDDDEVDEEAEKLKQQRLAEYAAKKAAKGPKPAAKSIVTLDVKPWDDETDLEELLSNVKNISMEGLTWGAHQWIPVGFGIKKLQINLVVEDALVSLDDLQAAVEEDEDHVQSTDIAAMQKL, from the exons ATGTCATTTTCAGACTTCAACAAGGTTGAGACCGTCAAATCTTTAAACCACTTCTTGGCTGACAAGTCATACATTGATGG TGCTGCACCAACTCAAGCTGATGTAAAGGTTTACAAAGCTTTCCAAAAAGAGTACCCAGCTTTCACAAGATGGTTCAACCACATTGCCTCATTCACTGATGAGTTTGCTGAGTTGCCAGCCGGTAACGACTCACCAGCTCCAGCTGCTGCCAAGAAGGAAGCTGCtgctgaagaagatgacgatgacgttGACTTGTTTGGTTCAGACGACGATGAAGTCGATGAAGAAgctgaaaaattgaagcaACAAAGATTGGCTGAATACGCTGCTAAGAAGGCTGCTAAGGGTCCTAAGCCAGCTGCTAAGTCTATCGTTACCTTGGATGTTAAACCATGGGATGACGAAACCGACTTGGAAGAGTTGTTGTCTAACGTCAAGAACATCTCCATGGAAGGTTTGACCTGGGGTGCTCACCAATGGATTCCAGTTGGTTTCGGTATCAAGAAATTGCAAATCAACTtggttgttgaagatgCCTTGGTTTCTTTGGATGACTTGCAAGCTGCcgttgaagaagatgaagaccACGTCCAATCAACTGATATCGCTGCTATGCAAAAATTGTAA